GATATCTTCCGGGCGAGGCCCCAAAGCTCTTTGTAAAGAGTCGCCGGAAGACTTCCACACTACCAAAGCCACTAACCCTAGCGACATCTCCCAAGCTGAGATTTTCATCGGCTAGGTTCCGGCGCGCAGCCTCTAAACGTAACTCGCTTACATGGCGCGCCGGGGTCCTACCTACCTCGCGGACGAAGTACCGAGCGAAATTTCTTGGACTCATCGCCATTCGTCGAGCGAGACTGGACACCGATAAGTCTTTGTCAAGATTGTCCGCCATCCAGACGAGGAGGTTGCCGATCGAACCGACGGAGGATTTCTGTGCCAGCAATGTCGTACTCAATTGTGGTTGGGTACTTGATCGGCGGAGAAACAATAGCAAATGTTTCGCAGCTTCCGCGGCAGCGTTGGTTCCTAGGTCCTCTTCCACCAGCGCAAGAGCAAGATCGATCGCAGAAGTGCCAC
This DNA window, taken from Granulicella sibirica, encodes the following:
- a CDS encoding GlxA family transcriptional regulator, whose product is GTSAIDLALALVEEDLGTNAAAEAAKHLLLFLRRSSTQPQLSTTLLAQKSSVGSIGNLLVWMADNLDKDLSVSSLARRMAMSPRNFARYFVREVGRTPARHVSELRLEAARRNLADENLSLGDVARVSGFGSVEVFRRLFTKSFGASPGRYRLHLQVGTSLPITQGDDEPLNSERTDVLSLPACTAQLNTSGSSERTMNSESQTPRSKSVPDDGE